The stretch of DNA AAGCTATGCCCTGCTATCGTCTCTGCTTCCCAACCCTCGTAGTGCGCCGCCCGGGGCTCCAATCCCGCAGCCGCTCTAAATTTGGCCAAAAAACGATCTGGCTGATAAGCAAGCAAGACCTTGGCGTTGAGCTTGGTCGCCTCCTTGAAAGGCCCCTCTAATAGCGTGACCTGAGAGAGAGAAAAGGGGTAAACTTGAAAAACACTCGTTTGATTTGACTTGTTTTCTTCTTGTATAGACTTACAAGAAAAGATAATTGAAGCTAAAGCGAAAAAAGCTAAAAGGCGCATATGTTTGTTGGTACTGTTAATGAATTTTATTTTTTAAAGATAAAAGAAGTATCCAAGGGAAAAGCAAAAAAAAACAATATTTGCAAGAGGAGGAATCTATAATGTGATAAAGCGATACCTTGATAAGGGTTGTGATTTTTAGATGAGTGCTAAAAAAGAGGATAAAAAGATAGCGGCTCACTCCTTCGGAGGGCCGCTATCAAATAATAAACTGCCTTGTATGCTAATTAAGTCCTACGCTTAAAGCTCCGTCGACTGCGCCACATATTCCGTCCGCTTCAGCGTAGTATTCACCAATTCCTTATACCCACCTCTGATGTTGATGACATTTTCAAAACCTCTTGCCTTCATGATAGAGGCAGCAACAAGTGATCGGTATCCACTAACACATTGTAAATAATAGGTGTATTGACGATTCACCTGATTCATATTGCGATTGATAAAATCAAGCGGGAAATTTCTTGCACCAATGAGGTGTTCTGCATTGAATTCGCTAGCTCTTCGCACATCCAATAGCTCCAAGTTGGAACCATCAAAAATGTCTGCAAACCGTTGGGCGTCTATTTCTTTGATGGTATCTATTTCTTCTCCAGCTGCTTTCCAGCTAGCAAAACCACCATCTAAGAAGCCAATCGGGTTATCGTACCCAACTCTTGCCAGGCGAGTCACAACCTCTTCCTCTTTTCCTGAGTCGGCGACAAACAAGATGGGTTGTTTCAGGTCTGTAATCAAGGCGCCAACCCACATGGCAAAACTACCATCTAGTCCGATAAAAATGGAGCCAGGAATAAAACCTTGCGCGAAATCATCTTTGTTTCGGGTATCTAACACCAGCGCTTCTTCTTCTTCCCAGGCCGCTTTAAATGCCCGTACGCTTAGGGCCTGTGTGCCACGTTCCCTTACAACATCAAGTCGCTCATACCCCATCTTGTTCATCATGGCATTTTTGGGGAAATACTGAGGCGGTTCCACCAGGCCTGTTGTCACTTCTTTAATAAATTCCGCTTTGGTCATATCTGCTCTCAAAGCATAATTGAATAATTTTTGGTCACCCAAAGTGCCTTGTGTGTCACTACTCATTTTTTTGCCGCAAGCTGATCCGGCACCATGCCCCGGGTATACGATGACATCGTCGGCCAAAGGCATAATTTTGGTTCGAAGACTTTCAAAGAGGAATCCAGCTAGGTCCTCTCGTGTAATCTCACCTTGTTTAATAGCCAAATCAGGACGTCCTACATCTCCGAGAAATAAGGTATCACCAGTAAAAACAGCATAGTCTTTACCCTTTTCATCTTGCAAGAGATAGGTTGTACTCTCCATCGTATGTCCTGGCGTATGCAAGACCTTAATCGTAACATTTCCTACTTTTAATACTTCCTGATCTGAAGCAATATGGGCATTGAAATTAGGTTGGGCCGTGGGACCATATACAATGGTCGCTCCTGTCTGTCTGGCTAAATCCAAGTGTCCCGAAACGAAATCTGCGTGAAAGTGTGTTTCCAGTACATATTTAATCTTGGCGCCGTCCGCTTTAGCTCTTTCCAAATAAGGCTCTGTTTCCCGTAAAGGGTCAATGATAACTGCCTCACCATTGCTTTCAATATAATAAGCGGCCTCTGCCAGGCAACCGGTATAGATTTGTTCTACTTTCATATTTGATTAAATTTGTTTGATTAAAATATGATCATTTTTTCATGTTTTAGTGCAAAAAAATACGCACAATGCGATCATATTAATTATGGACATCTGGAAAAGCACATACTAAATTATTTTTTTATTAAAAGTTATATCCCAAAGATAAGGTGAGGAAAGGAGGAATTGCTGTGAGGAATATCACATAAGGGAATGACCCTTATCACCTTGTTATGTGATAAAAATCATTGGAAATTAAAGAAAAAAGCCAAGTGCTTGTTAGAGCGTGTTAATTTTTTTGAAAAAAGTGGTATAAAAGTTATGGAATTTTGGTGTTTTGAACGTCTATGTAATAGGGGGCGGGGGGGCGGCACAGACTTTCCAAGTTTTTAAAACTTGGAAAGTCTGCGAAGTCTGCAAATCTGCGCTCTGGCCTCAGGGCCAGGGCCAATTTTCAACAATACCAGGTCGATGCAGAAAAATATAATGATACCATTAGAATTGAAATTGGATTTATATAAATTGCCGCTAATTGACAAGACATCGGATATTTGACTCACCGCTAGCTTGATCCTTCAGTGTCATCGTTTTAATAATTAAAATACTAACAATGAAACTAACTGCAAGAAACACACACCGCGATATCGCCTACTTTTATGTTGGGTTGATTATCTCTTTTTCGCTTTCTGGAATTTTTTTAAATCACCGTACCGTCTGGCATCCAATGAAATACAAATACCAGACTAAAGAGATCGCCCTGAACACACCGGTGACGGCGGATCAGGTTAATGATGCTTATATAAAGGCTTTCACCGAGGAATTTAAGATCAATGATAGATTGAGACGCTATGCAGTAGATGATAAGAATGTGCTCCGGGCCTCTTATACCGACAATGAGGTACAAGTAGATTTGACAACGGGGAAGGGAACCATTGGCATGTTTCGACAAACCCCTTTGCTCGGACAAATGACCGAATTACACGTTACAACCAATAATTGGTGGATTTATTACTCTGATGTTTTTGGTCTGGCCATGCTGACCATCGCTTTCACCGGGATGTTTATCACCAAAGGGAGTAATAGCTTTCGGAAAAGAGGCTGGAAACTGGCTTTGGCTGGTATTGTTTTTCCGCTAATCTTCCTCTTTCTACTTGGGTAGATGAGGCTAACTAGGCGGATGTCGGTGTTTTTCACCGACATCTCCCCGTTGCAGGTGTTTTTCACCTGCAACGGCGGTGAATATGCCTATCAAACCTAGTAACCCTCACCCAATTTAACAAACTGCTACACCTTTTTCTCGCCAACAGTACGCGCACAAACAAAAAATACATATCTTTGAAACATATTGTTTCAAAACATACTACGTAAGAAAACTGACACCAATGTTCGATCGAGCTATTCTGCACCTCGACCTCGATGCCTTCTTTGCATCGGTGGAGTGCCTGAAAAATAGTGCCCTCCAAAACAAACCGCTCCTGATCGGAGGGAGTAGTGACCGGGGAGTGGTCTCCTCTTGTAGTTATGCCGCCCGCAAGTTTGGCGTGCGCGCAGCTATGCCGATGAAAATGGCGCTGCGCTTATGCCCAGACGCTATTGTACTCAAGGGCGATATGGACGAATACACCCGCCAATCTCAACTGATTACCGACATTATCAAGGAAGAAGCGCCTTTATTTGAAAAAGCATCCATTGACGAGTTCTATATCGATCTAACAGGAATGGATCGCTATTTCGGTAGCTGGCAATGGTCGATGGCGTTTAAACAGAAGCTTATCAAGGAAAGTGGCCTGCCCTTATCTATTGCTTTATCCATCAATAAGTTGGTCTCTAAAGTAGGGGTGGGTGTCAAAAAGCCCAATGCAGAAGCAGTTATTGCTTCCGGAACCGAGAAGGATTTTATGGCGCCCTTATCGGTTCGTTGTATCCCCTCCGTAGGAAAAGAAACCCAAAAGAAATTGTCCTTTATGGGTATTCGAACGGTGCATACCTTGGCGCAGGTGCCATTGCCATTGCTCCACCGGGAATTTGGCAAACAGGGCCAGACCCTCTGGAGAAGTGCCAACGCCATCGATGATAGTCCGGTCGTCCCTTACAGCGAAAAAAAATCGATCTCCACCGAGCGCACCTTCCAATTGGACACCATCGATGTTCGCTGGCTCAAAGACAAATTGTCTGCATTGGTTACTCAATTGGCTTTTGAACTCCGGCAGTCGCATAGGCTCACTTCTTGCCTGACCATCAAAATCCGCTACACCGATTTTAATACCTATACCAAACAAAGTCGGGTCAGCTATACAGCCCACGACAAAACTTTGATCCGCCGTGCCCACGAGTTATTTGACCAATTGTATCAAAGACGCCAATTGGTTCGCCTCATTGGCGTCAAATTCAGCGGACTGGTTAGCGGCCATTACCAAGTTGATTTATTTGAAGATACGATCAATGAAATCAACCTCATGCAGGCTATGGATAAAATCCGTAACCGATTCGGTAAAAACGCTGTAGGGCAAGCGACAACGCTGCCATTAATTAAAAAGAAAGGCGAATAGCGTTGGCCTTTAAAGGTGACAGGTAAGCTGTAGAACGGTTGATCGTTCAGTGTCAATAGCGGCTATGGACTATCGACCGCCCAACCATGAACTAAATCAGCATGTACCTAAACAACCACACATACTACAGTCTGCGCTATGGAACACTATCCCCTCAGCGCCTGGTCGAAGAGGCTCAAAAGCGTAAGGTGAAGACCATGGTGCTCACGGATATCAACAACACCAGTTGTGCCTACGAATTTGTGAAACACTGTGAGGCGATGGGGATAAAACCCGTGTTGGGCGTAGAATTTCGGGTGGACAAGCACTTCGCTTACCTCGGTATCGCTCGCAACAGGGAGGGTTTCCGGGAACTCAACGAACTATTGAGCAGATCTGCTTTACAAGGCAAACCAATCCCCTTAAATCCGCCACCCATGCCGAATGTTTATATCGTTTTTCCGAGGCTCATCAAGCCGATTGAGCAATTTGAGGACAACGAGTTTATGGGTATTCGACCCGAGCATGTTCATCGGCTTTTTAGCTCTAACCTCCTACAGCATCGACATAAATTAGTGGCCCTGAGTCCCGTTACTTTTCTTGACAAAGAGGGCGCTAATCTCCATCGCCTCCTCCGCGCCATAGACCTCAACACCCTCATCACCAAACTGAGTAGCAAAGATATCGCCAAGCCAACGGAACTTTTTCACTACCCCGCTATCCTACAACAATTGTATGAAAAATACCCCTTCATTAGCCGAAATACCCAACAGCTGTTGGATCATTGCACGACCGACCTTCGCCCCGGCCTCCACAACAACCGCCAAACCTTCACCGGCAGCGAAGCAGGCGACTTTGCTTTGCTAGAAAAACTGGCCATTAATGGTTGTCGCCGCCGCTATGGCGAAGAGCACTCCAAAGCGGCAGAGCGGACTCGCAGAGAACTCAAAGTTATTCGCGAGCAGGGTTTTTGTCCTTATTTTCTCATCACCTGGGATATCGTTCGTTATGCGCAAGCGGCCAACTATCATTATGTTGGGCGGGGAAGTGGCGCCAACTCCATCGTTGCCTATGCGCTGTACATTACGGATGTGGACCCATTGGAGTTGGACCTCTATTTCGAGCGTTTCATCAATCCTCATCGCAGTGCTCCTCCCGACTTTGACATCGACTTCTCCTGGCAAGAGAGAGATGACGTTATCGACTATATTATTAAACGATATGGCCAAAAGCACACCGCTCTTTTGGCAACCTATAACACATTCAAAGGCCGGTCTATTTACCGAGAATTGGGCAAAGTTTTCGGCTTGCCTAAAGCCGAGATCGACACCCTCGTTAATACGCCTGAAAAAATCGAACAACACACGGATATCGTCAAGCAAATTATTCACTATGGTGAGCAAATGGAGAACTTTCCTAACTATCTGTCTATTCATGCAGGTGGCATCGTCATTTCCGAGGAGCCGATCAACTATTTCACGGCGCTACAAATGATGCCCAAAGGTTTTCCGATTACCCACTTTGATATGTACCATGGAGAAGCACTTGGTTTCCACAAATTTGATGTACTCAGTCAGCGCGGGATTGGCCATATCAAGGATGCGGTGGAATGGGTAAAACAAAACCAGGGGCGAGCGATTGATATTCATGAAGTGGAAAAAATCAAGACAGACCCTAAGGTGAAGGCGCAGCTGCGGTCGGGCCAATGCACAGGTTGTTTCTATATCGAATCTCCAGCAATGCGAGGGCTCCTCCAAAAACTGCGTTGTGATAATTATAACCATTTGGTGGCTGCCAGTTCTATTATTCGTCCGGGGGTGGCCCAATCGGGGATGATGCGCACCTATATCCAACGTTTTCATCATCCGCAAGCGTTCAAGTATATCCATCCGATCTTCGAAGAACACCTTGGGGAGACTTTCGGCGTGATGGTGTACCAGGAAGATGTTATGAAAATCGTGCATCATTTTGCCGGACTAGGCTTGGACGAAAGCGATGTGTTGCGCCGGATTATGACGGGTAAAAAATTCCAGGGAGATACCTTTCAATTGCTTCGCAAAAAATACTTTGAGAATTGTAAAGCGAAAGGTTATTCCGAGGAACTAACCCTCGAGGTCTGGCGACAAATTGAGAGCTTCTCTGGTTATTCTTTTTGCAAGGCACACTCTGCCAGTTTTGCGGTAGAGAGTTTTCAGAGTTTGTACCTCAAAGCCTATTATCCGCTAGAATTCATGGTGGCGGTTATCAATAATTTTGGTGGTTTTTACCATACGGAATACTACTTTCATGAGGCCCGCATCAGTGGCGCTAACATCCATGCTCCTTGTGTCAATGAAAGTGATTACCTGACCAATATCAAGGGGATTGACATTTATATTGGCTTCATCCACCTGCATCAGATGGAACGGGAGGTGGCCAAAAATATCATATCTCAAAGGAAGGCGAATGGCCCCTTTCGCCACCTGGAAGACTTCATCCACCGCGTCAAAATTTCTGCGGAGCAACTTGATATCCTCATTCGCATTGGGGCCTTTCGCTTTACGGGCAAACACAAATATGCATTGATGTGGGAGAAAAATGCTTTTCTCAATCCTCGCCAGGACCTTCCGCCTGCACTGTCCCTTTTTGAAGACCCTTTCACCACTTACACCCTCCCGCCCCTTGAAGAAACCCCTTATGACCAGGTTTTCGATGAGATTGAGCTGCTCGGCTTTCCGCTCTGCTCTCCGTTCGAGCTCCTCTCCACTCCTGAGCAGCAGTATGATTGCCTGCTTGCCGCTGATTTTCCCAAGCAACTGGGCTGCACCATCCATGTCCTTGGCTACTATGTCTGCAAAAAAGACCTTACGACGAGCAAAGGCCAATGGATGGCTTTTGGTACCTGGCTCGATCGCGATGGTCTCTTTTTTGATACAACGCATTTCCCGAATTTTCTACGCCTATCTCCTTTCCAAGGAAAAGGCATCTATCGGATTACTGGCAAGGTCGTTGCAGAGTTTGGTTTTTATAGCCTGGAGGTGATTAAGATGGTGAAATTAGCTTTTGTGGTGGACAGGCGGTATGAATAGTGGTTAGCGGGTAGTTCACTGGATCCTTATGCCTTGGCAAGTAGGGGATTTACGCCGAATCTGCTAAGAGCGGAGTCCTTCTCCGAAAACCCAATATTAGCCTCCTTTTACCCATTTTTTATTTAAGACACTATTCCCATCGCTGAACCGGAGCCAATACACGCCTTTTTGATAACTGCTCATGTCCCAGACCATTCGGTTCATACCCCGTTGCAACTCAAATTGCCGCTGGGCAAGTTGTCTGCCAGAAACATCAAAAAGCGCTACTGTCAGGCTTCCTTTAAAACCCGTCACCAATTGCATATTGAGTTGGTTTTGGCCCGGATTGGGGAATATTTGGGTGCTTTTTAGGCCGACACCACGCAGTAGTTCAGGCGCGATGAAGGACGCATCAAAAACGAGTTCTTCTCCTGCTTCAATCTCAAAAATCGGGCTGATGCCGGCCCCATCCAGTTCGCCAGCGGGCAAAAGGTTTTGGTGTTTGATGTCTGGAATAAACTGCAATTGATAGGTGCCCGCGGCTAAATCAGCTATCAACCACTCTCCTTTATCGTTGCTTTGTGTGGAAGCGACTAAATGGGCATTTTGCGCCTGATACACCAAGACACTTACTTTATCCAATGCAGATTCTCCAAGATCAAATTGGCCATTGCCGTCGACATCTAGCCATACTTTTCCACGCATGGCAATACGTTCAGCCGCAGGCAAAAACAATTGCTGTTTGGGAATGATTTGTTTGCTTGTCCTGGCGCTGCTCCAACTTAGGCTGGCCGTAGCGCCCCCGCCTTGTTCGAAATATTCCATGCGAATCGGATATCGCTTACCAGCCTCCATGAAGAATGTCCCCTTATGTTCGGTGGCCGCCTGGGGTACCCATTTGTCGATAATCAGTTGATCGTTTATCCAAAGCCGAACCCCGTCGTCTGACCGGGTGTAGAAGGTATACTCTTCTGTGAGAACGGCTTGTACTTCGCCCGTCCAGCGGATGGAGAAAAAATCTACG from Saprospiraceae bacterium encodes:
- a CDS encoding MBL fold metallo-hydrolase → MKVEQIYTGCLAEAAYYIESNGEAVIIDPLRETEPYLERAKADGAKIKYVLETHFHADFVSGHLDLARQTGATIVYGPTAQPNFNAHIASDQEVLKVGNVTIKVLHTPGHTMESTTYLLQDEKGKDYAVFTGDTLFLGDVGRPDLAIKQGEITREDLAGFLFESLRTKIMPLADDVIVYPGHGAGSACGKKMSSDTQGTLGDQKLFNYALRADMTKAEFIKEVTTGLVEPPQYFPKNAMMNKMGYERLDVVRERGTQALSVRAFKAAWEEEEALVLDTRNKDDFAQGFIPGSIFIGLDGSFAMWVGALITDLKQPILFVADSGKEEEVVTRLARVGYDNPIGFLDGGFASWKAAGEEIDTIKEIDAQRFADIFDGSNLELLDVRRASEFNAEHLIGARNFPLDFINRNMNQVNRQYTYYLQCVSGYRSLVAASIMKARGFENVINIRGGYKELVNTTLKRTEYVAQSTEL
- a CDS encoding PepSY-associated TM helix domain-containing protein, with product MKLTARNTHRDIAYFYVGLIISFSLSGIFLNHRTVWHPMKYKYQTKEIALNTPVTADQVNDAYIKAFTEEFKINDRLRRYAVDDKNVLRASYTDNEVQVDLTTGKGTIGMFRQTPLLGQMTELHVTTNNWWIYYSDVFGLAMLTIAFTGMFITKGSNSFRKRGWKLALAGIVFPLIFLFLLG
- the dinB gene encoding DNA polymerase IV yields the protein MFDRAILHLDLDAFFASVECLKNSALQNKPLLIGGSSDRGVVSSCSYAARKFGVRAAMPMKMALRLCPDAIVLKGDMDEYTRQSQLITDIIKEEAPLFEKASIDEFYIDLTGMDRYFGSWQWSMAFKQKLIKESGLPLSIALSINKLVSKVGVGVKKPNAEAVIASGTEKDFMAPLSVRCIPSVGKETQKKLSFMGIRTVHTLAQVPLPLLHREFGKQGQTLWRSANAIDDSPVVPYSEKKSISTERTFQLDTIDVRWLKDKLSALVTQLAFELRQSHRLTSCLTIKIRYTDFNTYTKQSRVSYTAHDKTLIRRAHELFDQLYQRRQLVRLIGVKFSGLVSGHYQVDLFEDTINEINLMQAMDKIRNRFGKNAVGQATTLPLIKKKGE
- the dnaE gene encoding DNA polymerase III subunit alpha, coding for MYLNNHTYYSLRYGTLSPQRLVEEAQKRKVKTMVLTDINNTSCAYEFVKHCEAMGIKPVLGVEFRVDKHFAYLGIARNREGFRELNELLSRSALQGKPIPLNPPPMPNVYIVFPRLIKPIEQFEDNEFMGIRPEHVHRLFSSNLLQHRHKLVALSPVTFLDKEGANLHRLLRAIDLNTLITKLSSKDIAKPTELFHYPAILQQLYEKYPFISRNTQQLLDHCTTDLRPGLHNNRQTFTGSEAGDFALLEKLAINGCRRRYGEEHSKAAERTRRELKVIREQGFCPYFLITWDIVRYAQAANYHYVGRGSGANSIVAYALYITDVDPLELDLYFERFINPHRSAPPDFDIDFSWQERDDVIDYIIKRYGQKHTALLATYNTFKGRSIYRELGKVFGLPKAEIDTLVNTPEKIEQHTDIVKQIIHYGEQMENFPNYLSIHAGGIVISEEPINYFTALQMMPKGFPITHFDMYHGEALGFHKFDVLSQRGIGHIKDAVEWVKQNQGRAIDIHEVEKIKTDPKVKAQLRSGQCTGCFYIESPAMRGLLQKLRCDNYNHLVAASSIIRPGVAQSGMMRTYIQRFHHPQAFKYIHPIFEEHLGETFGVMVYQEDVMKIVHHFAGLGLDESDVLRRIMTGKKFQGDTFQLLRKKYFENCKAKGYSEELTLEVWRQIESFSGYSFCKAHSASFAVESFQSLYLKAYYPLEFMVAVINNFGGFYHTEYYFHEARISGANIHAPCVNESDYLTNIKGIDIYIGFIHLHQMEREVAKNIISQRKANGPFRHLEDFIHRVKISAEQLDILIRIGAFRFTGKHKYALMWEKNAFLNPRQDLPPALSLFEDPFTTYTLPPLEETPYDQVFDEIELLGFPLCSPFELLSTPEQQYDCLLAADFPKQLGCTIHVLGYYVCKKDLTTSKGQWMAFGTWLDRDGLFFDTTHFPNFLRLSPFQGKGIYRITGKVVAEFGFYSLEVIKMVKLAFVVDRRYE